A single Mercenaria mercenaria strain notata chromosome 9, MADL_Memer_1, whole genome shotgun sequence DNA region contains:
- the LOC123546208 gene encoding uncharacterized protein LOC123546208, whose protein sequence is MYGYNSRESPQGNLNNDLVTNRNLIIFPVTGIEAWRMKALSDTAFTTTYNTTTSTITPSPPPLSTTPLPPLPPLPPPLLQPKQPPTPPQLSPPHSAPPPPTPPPPKPPPPPPSTPPVHYHHHLQYHHLRNFTNFTTTITSTTSTTTTSTRTPPPPPSQSS, encoded by the exons ATGTATGGTTATAATTCACGCGAGTCACCTCAAGGAAATCTTAATAATGACCTGGTGACGAACAGAAATCTGATTATCTTCCCTGTGACTGGCATTGAGGCGTGGCGAATG AAGGCGTTAAGTGATACTGCATTCACCACCACCTACAACACTACCACCTCCACTATCACCCCCTCACCACCACCGCTTTCTACAACACCACTTCCACCACTACCTCCGCTACCACCACCTCTACTACAACCAAAACAACCTCCAACACCACCACAACTATCTCCGCCACATTCAGCACCACCTCCACCAACACCACCTCCACCaaaaccaccaccaccaccaccttcaACACCACCAGTCCACTACCACCACCATCTTCAATACCACCATCTCCGCAACTTCACCAACTTCACCACCACCATTACgtccaccacctccaccaccaccacctccaccagaACACCACCTCCACCACCTTCACAATCATCTTAA